The genomic region ACTGATAGCAAATAGACTTACCACCACCGGTGGGCATAATGACCAGATTGTCCTTTCCGTCAAAAACAGATGCTATGATCTTTTTCTGAAGAGGTCTAAAACTCTCGTAACCAAAATATTCTTTCAGGGTATCTAACAGCACAGCTTCTTTCATAGGCGCAAAGGTAAAATTAAGCTTAGATTTTATTCAATTTCTAAACTTCAATTCAGTTTTATTTTTCAAAAATGAGAAGCTCAAAGTGATCTAAAAACCTTGTGTTAGCGGATTATTCTTACATTTATCAAAATTAAATTCGGTTAACTGCTTTTTATAATCGGAAGATTTCAAGGTCTGGAAATTGACCTTATTGATTAAATTGCTTTTAAATACTTATATATGGCTCTTAAAAGACCTAAATCCTTGCTTCGCCGTCCCAAGAATACCAAAACTGTAAACCAGATCCCGGGTACCATGACCTACGTGGGAACAAAGGATTCTGGCGAAACCAAACTCGATGTAATAGATTATAATCTTGAGCAATATGAAAGATTTACTTCTACTTCTACAGAAGATGCTTTCAAGTTCGTAGACGAGGAGAGGATCACCTGGTTCAATATTGATGGTCTTAGTAATGTTAGGGAGATTGAAAAGCTGGGCGAATATTATGAACTTCATCCACTGGTGATGGAAGATATAGTGAACACTGGGCAACGACCTAAGGTAGAAGAGTATGAGGATTACCTTTTTATAGTCGCCAAGATGCTTTATTATAAGAATGGTAATATTGAGAATGAGCATATAAGTATGATCGTTGGCAAGAATTACCTATTAACTTTTCAGGAATCAGATGGGGATGTATTCGACCCGGTAAGGGAAAGACTGGAGACTGGGAAAGGAAGGATTCGCGGGAGGTCTGCAGATTACTTAATGTTTGCTCTACTCGATTCTATAATAGATAATTATTTCCTGGTGATAGATGATATAAGTGATCGCATTGAAGAAATGGAAGCCAGTTTATTTATCAATAAACCAAATGATAATGTAACCCAGGAGATCCAGGAACTAAAACAAACGATATTGCGAATAAGAAGATCTGTTTTTCCTTTAAGGGAAGTAGTAAGCAGATTAGAAAAAATGGACACTCGCCTTATAGAAAATAGTACCATCAATTATATTAGAGATCTTCATGATCATATCATTCAGATTTCAGAACATATAGATATTTATCGGGAAATGATCTGGGGTCTTATGGACCTTTATATGACTACCATAAGTAACAAGATGAACGAGGTGATGAAGGTTTTAACGATCATGGCAAGTATTTTCATTCCGCTTACCTTCATTGCGGGTATCTATGGGATGAATTTTGAATATATACCTGAATTGCAATGGAAATATAGCTACTTTGTACTTTGGGGAGTGATGATCATTATTTTCTTATTAATGCTCTATTATTTCAAAAGAAAAAAATGGTTATAACCATAAATACAATATTATGAGAAGTTTGATAATTTTATGTCTTCTGTCCATTACTTGTTTTAAACCTATGGAAGCGCAGAGCGATGTGGTAAAGAAAAGGGATTCTATAAATAAGATCTACGTTGGGACCTATACCAGGAAAGAAGGACACGTGGATGGAAAAGCTGAAGGGATATATTTATTGAATCAGGATCCTCAAACCGGGAATCTTGAATTCGTTTGTACCGCCGCCCAGCTTATAAATCCTTCCTTTGTGAAAGTGGGCAAAATGGGAAAATATGTTTATGCCGTAAGTGAACTTGGACCTAAGGATGGTGATAGCGGTGTAGTTCATTCTTTTGAAATTCAGGAGGACGGCTCTTTAAAGAATATTGGAAAACTTGGAACAGGTGGTTTTGCCCCCTGTCACATTGCTCTGGATAGATCTGGTAAATATGCTTTTGTAAGCAATTATATGGGCGGGATTGTGATGGTCTATAAAATTGGATCTGATGGTAGTTTAGGGAAAAGCCAGGAGCTAAAACTGGAAAATTCAGACTCAGCGCATGCACATTCTGTAAAAATTAGTGGGGATAATCGTTATGCTTATATAGCCGATCTTGGAAATGATAAAATATGGATCTATCGTTTTAATATTATGACTGGCCAATTAGAACCTCACAAGGAGAAATCTATTGAGTTGGAAAAGGGTGCTGGCCCGCGCCACATAAGCTTTGCTAAAAATGGAAGTTTTCTATATTCGATAAATGAATTGAATAGTACTGTAAGTGCTTTTTCAGTTAAAAGCGATGGAAGTCTTAACCATCTTCAAAATATCTCAGCATTACCTGAAACATATCGCCAGGGGAATTCAGCTGCGGATATCCATATACATCCTTCTGGAAAATTTTTATATACCTCCAATCGTGGCCATAACAGCATAGCTATTTTTCAGATCAATTCTGAAACTGGTAAACTAACCCATGTGGATTATATTCCGGTTGCAGGAAAGACACCCAGAAATTTCGCGATTTCACCATACGGAAAATACCTTTATGCCGCCAGCCAGGATACCGGGAATATTACTACCTATAAGATCAATGAAGAAACTGGAAAATTGAAGCCACAGGAACCAGTATTTCAGATAAAAACGCCTGTTTGTCTTGAGTTTGTAAAATAACTATTCAATAAATTGATTTTCAGAAATTTGAATTGGAATTTTATTTAATTTCAAGATTAATTTAATTTCTGAAATCAGATGAAAAGAACTTTTTACAGCCTGCTATTCCTGGCCTTTTTCTTCGGTTGTGGAACTACACAAAATTTTAATGAAAAGACAGTCAGACCTGCGACAGATACTCCTGTGGCATTTGAGCCAAAACCTGGTTTAAGTCTTGATGACACCTCGTGTAAAAGTCCATTGGTTGATCCTCGAAGCGGGGTTGAGATCATCATGGTTGTATCACATGATGGTAAAGGTGATTACAGGGTTCCTTCTGGTATGTATGGATTAACTGGTAAAGAATTACTACGGTTAAATTGCAGCACTGGTGAGGTTATTGGGATCGTTAAGGAATAGAAAAAGGCCGGGCATACCGGCCTTGAATTTTATACTGCTTTCACTACGAAAAAACCATCATTTCCCTGGGATTGATATAACGGCATAAAAATGTAAGCATCCCATTCACTCACAACGTCATTGCCATTTTGTTTTGCTAGTAGTTCCCCTTTCTTGATCTTTTGAAAGTTTTCATAACCCGGCTCCATTTCAAAAATATCCGAATCTTCCAGGCCATGGCGATATATGATCTCAAAGGTTTTTTGTTCCGGTGCATTTTTCTTTGCAAAACTATCTACACATTCCGGATAGGTTGAAATTTTTGTTAAGTCAAAATTGCAAGCTTCCTTTAAAGCCAGCCAAATAACACCTTCATGGTTTTCCTGGGATGTTTTATCCGTATGCTGTCCAGCTTCAAAAACGAAACCAGTCATACCTATCCTGCTTAAATAATGATCTATATCTCCCGTAATGATATCACTAAATCCCCTAATAATATAGGTAGGGAATTTATGTGCCCATTCATCATTATCATTCACTTCCTGTACCGAGATGTAGGGGAGACTCGCTGAAGAAGTGGTATGGCAATCTAAAAAATATCGTTTTGTAAAATCGCCTTCAGATTGCTCTTTCAGGACATTTATGATCTCGAACATCTCTCTCTCCTCATGAGAATCGGGAGATTCTTTTTTTACATTATCTTCTGTCCAAGTTCTGTTGAGGTCTTCATCTATATAGCGTTTATTTTGATTTAACGCTTTTTTATTTCCTGAAACTCCCACAATCGTTCCATCAATTTCAGGCTTAATTCTTTCAAGTTCTTCAAAAACTGTTATCAAAGCTTTGACACCGCTTGGCTCATTTCCATGAATTCCGCCCGTCACAAAAAGCAGGGGGCCTTTTTTACCAGAACTGTATTTCCCTATGATCCTTGGAATATCCTTTTTCAATTCTATGCTCATAACAATATTTTAGTCCATCGTAGCTAAGGTTCGATTGCTTAGCTGACCTTCGTATGCCTTTTTATATTCAACTTTTCTTTCGATCGCTTCAATTACATAATCTGTAAAAGGTGGTAGGCCGATATCCTTGAAATGCTCCATTCCGCCCGGGCTAAGAACATTTATTTCAATGAGTTTATCTTTAACGATATCCAGACCTACAAAGAAGAGTCCGTCTCTAATTAATTTAGGTGCGGTTAATTCAACGATCTTTTTCATGGCTGGAGTTAGATCACTACTATCTGCGGTAGCGCCAAGGGCAAAATTACTTCGGAATTCACCTTCTCCGGCTACTCGTCTAATAATTGCTTTTTCTCCATCCTTTTCCATAACTTTTCCGTTAAGAAGTAGAACTCTAACATCACCATCCTTTACCGCAGGTAAAAATTCCTGAGCAATGACATATCCCTGAGAGCTCAAATGATCTATGATCTGATTTACATTCTTTTCATGTTCATCGATGAGGTATACATCCTGTCCTCCAGAACCTTCCAATGGTTTTAGAACCATTTTCTTATTCTGTTTCTCCCAGAAATCTAAAAGCTGGTCTTTATCCCTAGTGATGATTGAATCTGGTTTGATCTCTTCAGGTAATTCCTCGAAATACAATTTATCAATAAAAGCATGGGAAAGAGCATAAGCATCATTTAGAACCAAAACATCCTGTTGTTGTATCATTCTTCCAAATGCTACACCAGCCTGTTCAGCCCATTGTCTTCCTTCTTCCTCGGTTGGATTGTTCCTAATGAACAATACATCCAGTTTGGTGGAATCTAATTGCTTTTTCCTTGCTTTTTTACCCTGTAAAGCTTCCAGGAATTTATCTGGAGATTTGGTTTTGGTATTTTTAGGCACCTGCGTGGCATTGATAGTGATAGGCGAGTCATGGTGAAAATTAAAATCACCAACTCCCATCGCATAAACTTCATGACCTCTTTGATGGGCCATACACATTAAAGCGACCGAAGTTCCGCTTTTTTCACTTTCAATATCATTTAATACAAAACATATTTTCATTTACATACCATTTGTGACAGGCTTAAACCCTGCCTGATTAATTCTAATTTTTCGTACATTTTTTCACTGTGCAGGTAACTAGGCTTTACCTGTACAGGTTTTAAAACTTTTCTATCTGTAAGTTCCTTAATGATCCCGGTGTGCTTTATACCGTATTTACCGGCTAAAAGAGGTTCATATTCACCGCCATTCTTTAAATGTTCTTTTAATAATACAAGGCCTTTTAAATAGATGATGTCTTTCATAAAACCACCGCCCTGCATGATGCGGGAGGTAATATTGAAAGCTCTTTCTGGAGAAAATCCATGATCTAATTTCAATAATCTGAATATTTCCTGGAAATTTCCTCCGTCCATTAAAGCCTGTCCAGCAATCACTCTTCCTGCCAGAATTCGAAGCCGGTTCGCGGTAAGTCCGTCTACCATAAATTCAGACATTACGGCCAGTCCCTCCTGAAGCGGATCATAATCTGCCAGACCAATACTTAACTGATTCAAGGGTTGATTGCTACCATTATAATAGGTTAAAACATGTGTTCCCACCTCATGTTGTATGAGAGCTTCAGCTTCTACACGATTCATTTTATAATCTGCCGGAATGTATAATTCACCGTGCGAAACCATCATCACATTTACATCTTTCCTGATGTGTACCTTGCATTTAAAGTTTTCATCCTGTTTCCTGAAATAATCGAATTCCTTTCGAGCCATACTACTGAAAGCTTTTGCATCTAAAAGTTCATCTACTTCAGATTCTGATTCTTCCGGAACGTTTTCAAGAATATTTCTGGCTTCCTCGCATAAATTATTTTCTACACCTTTGTATAGCCTGATACTATCATACATGAAGTTCCTGGTTCCGCGCTCATTTAGCATGGTGATCTGCATATCCAGTTCCTCACGTTTTTCACGGAACAAATAGGACATGGCAGGATCATCGATATCTTCAAGCTTCAGATTGTAAAGTTTCCTTTTAAGAACATCTGGATCAACAGGTAATAACCTGTAATGGTAATCGATCACTTTCTCATAATTACTCTCGAAGAATTGCTTTTTAATATCATGGATATTAGCCGGGGATACCAGCCATAGAAATTGATAAGATTTTTCAATATTGGCCAGTTGCTTGTCTATATCAAATACGATCTGCTTTAGATATTTTCGGCCCAGTGCATTGAAACTGGCAACACCGCCGGAAGTTTGAACTCTTATGAATTCAAAAAAAGAGCGGTGGATCACTTTGATTAGGTAATCTTTGAAATTCCTGAAAAATACCGGATATAAATGGTTCTCATCATTTCTGTATATCGGTGGTATTTCAAGGCCTACGACAACAGCCCCGCAATTCTTGGCATCTTCGATACTCATAAGAGGTTGAGAGCCTTCGGGTTGCCTGTTGGGAGTGTCCAGAATCTCTGTGTCCAGGTATAAACCTGTAAATTCTGAATTTATTTTTAAAAACTCTTCCTGTAATGTGTCCAGGGTGGAAGGTAACCTCTGTGCCGGTCCTTTGATCTTAATCTTTGTTGAATCTATATCTCCCGCATATATCTCAAACAAGAGGTACGATTTCATTTCGGCAGAAATCTGGTCTGAAATTTTATAAAGTAATTTCTGGTATCCTTTGAACTCTTCATTTCCTATTACCATGTAAGAAGATTCATTGGTTACAAATCTTCTAGTGCCTTTATCATTTGGTTTTCGACGGTAAATCACCAGGTAGGGAAGTTCCTTCTCTATATGTAAAATTCCCCTATCAGGTAAGCGACAACTTATCTCTTTCTCTTCTTTGAGAATTGTTAAAATTTGTTCAATAGAATTTTCAGATAGGTCAGGTATTTCCTGCATTATTTTGAAAACTTACACAAATAACGGCCTGATGCTGTTATTTATAAGGGTTTATTGATCGGTTTGAAATAATCGTACTACCTAATTTAGTAAGTTTTGCAGGTCTGACCTTCTAAAAGGAACCTTTTGACAATACTTTATGAAAGCTTATTAATTAATGTGAAAGCTTTTATGTGCTATTATCAATAATTTGAGAAGATAATTCAGAGTAAAAAGGACAAATTGAAAATTTGAACTAAATCCAATCCATTTTTTTAAAAGAAATTATGACTTGCTGAATACAAGGAATTATGGCTTTATTATGAGTATGGTAATAAATTAGAGTCTGGAAATCAGATTCCAGATATAACGGAAAGTTGATATCAAAGACTTTTTATTTAATTACTGAACAGGTAAGTTATTTCACCCAATTCTTTCTGAACCATTCAGTTTGCTTTTCCAAACCTTCATAAAATGTAGTTTTTGGATCGTAGCCCAAAAGCCTTCTAGCTTTATCGATATTCGCGCTTGTACGAAGCTGGTCACCAGGTCTTTTTGGTAAGTGATCAAATTTTATCTTTTTGCCAGTGATCTTCTCAATAATATCGATACCTTCCTGGGTAGTGTGTTCGTTTTCTGAGCCTATGTTGAAGATCTGACCGTCACAAATATCTTCCTTTCCAATTACACCTAAAATCCCATCTATAATATCACCTACGAAAGTAAAACTTCTTATATGGGAGGTACTTCCCTCAAATAATGGGAAGTTCTTATCGTTGATGGCGCAATCTATTAGTTTGGTGAATAATTTATCTGGTCTTTCTCGTGGCCCATATACCGAGAATAATCTTAAGGAGCAGGCTTTTAAAAGATTTGACCGTGACCGGGACAAAACCAGTTGCTCTGCTGCTAATTTAGTGACTCCATAATCTGAAACCGGCTTGGTTTCTTCGTCTTCGGCAAGTGTTGCAAATTTACCGTAAACAGAAGAAGTGCTTAGATTCACGAATAATTTCAGCTTCTTTTGAGTCAGGGCAAAATTTAAAAGATTTTGAGTGGCTATAAAGTTATTCTCTAGATAAGATTCAAATGTTGATTTTGCAGAGATTCCTGGTTGACCTGCAAAATGAAATATATAATGGATATCTTCCTTTATAAGGTTATTGAAATCTCCATCGCACAGGTCATGCTTGATTACCCGGATTCCTTTTGATTCCAGGTCGCCAGCATTTTTCTCTTTAAGG from Gramella sp. MT6 harbors:
- the corA gene encoding magnesium/cobalt transporter CorA, producing the protein MALKRPKSLLRRPKNTKTVNQIPGTMTYVGTKDSGETKLDVIDYNLEQYERFTSTSTEDAFKFVDEERITWFNIDGLSNVREIEKLGEYYELHPLVMEDIVNTGQRPKVEEYEDYLFIVAKMLYYKNGNIENEHISMIVGKNYLLTFQESDGDVFDPVRERLETGKGRIRGRSADYLMFALLDSIIDNYFLVIDDISDRIEEMEASLFINKPNDNVTQEIQELKQTILRIRRSVFPLREVVSRLEKMDTRLIENSTINYIRDLHDHIIQISEHIDIYREMIWGLMDLYMTTISNKMNEVMKVLTIMASIFIPLTFIAGIYGMNFEYIPELQWKYSYFVLWGVMIIIFLLMLYYFKRKKWL
- a CDS encoding NAD-dependent epimerase/dehydratase family protein, with product MNVLVTGAAGFIGSHFAEKIASLGFKVIGIDNFSEYYSRDLKEKNAGDLESKGIRVIKHDLCDGDFNNLIKEDIHYIFHFAGQPGISAKSTFESYLENNFIATQNLLNFALTQKKLKLFVNLSTSSVYGKFATLAEDEETKPVSDYGVTKLAAEQLVLSRSRSNLLKACSLRLFSVYGPRERPDKLFTKLIDCAINDKNFPLFEGSTSHIRSFTFVGDIIDGILGVIGKEDICDGQIFNIGSENEHTTQEGIDIIEKITGKKIKFDHLPKRPGDQLRTSANIDKARRLLGYDPKTTFYEGLEKQTEWFRKNWVK
- a CDS encoding succinylglutamate desuccinylase/aspartoacylase family protein, whose protein sequence is MSIELKKDIPRIIGKYSSGKKGPLLFVTGGIHGNEPSGVKALITVFEELERIKPEIDGTIVGVSGNKKALNQNKRYIDEDLNRTWTEDNVKKESPDSHEEREMFEIINVLKEQSEGDFTKRYFLDCHTTSSASLPYISVQEVNDNDEWAHKFPTYIIRGFSDIITGDIDHYLSRIGMTGFVFEAGQHTDKTSQENHEGVIWLALKEACNFDLTKISTYPECVDSFAKKNAPEQKTFEIIYRHGLEDSDIFEMEPGYENFQKIKKGELLAKQNGNDVVSEWDAYIFMPLYQSQGNDGFFVVKAV
- a CDS encoding lactonase family protein yields the protein MRSLIILCLLSITCFKPMEAQSDVVKKRDSINKIYVGTYTRKEGHVDGKAEGIYLLNQDPQTGNLEFVCTAAQLINPSFVKVGKMGKYVYAVSELGPKDGDSGVVHSFEIQEDGSLKNIGKLGTGGFAPCHIALDRSGKYAFVSNYMGGIVMVYKIGSDGSLGKSQELKLENSDSAHAHSVKISGDNRYAYIADLGNDKIWIYRFNIMTGQLEPHKEKSIELEKGAGPRHISFAKNGSFLYSINELNSTVSAFSVKSDGSLNHLQNISALPETYRQGNSAADIHIHPSGKFLYTSNRGHNSIAIFQINSETGKLTHVDYIPVAGKTPRNFAISPYGKYLYAASQDTGNITTYKINEETGKLKPQEPVFQIKTPVCLEFVK
- a CDS encoding tyrosine/phenylalanine carboxypeptidase domain-containing protein, with amino-acid sequence MQEIPDLSENSIEQILTILKEEKEISCRLPDRGILHIEKELPYLVIYRRKPNDKGTRRFVTNESSYMVIGNEEFKGYQKLLYKISDQISAEMKSYLLFEIYAGDIDSTKIKIKGPAQRLPSTLDTLQEEFLKINSEFTGLYLDTEILDTPNRQPEGSQPLMSIEDAKNCGAVVVGLEIPPIYRNDENHLYPVFFRNFKDYLIKVIHRSFFEFIRVQTSGGVASFNALGRKYLKQIVFDIDKQLANIEKSYQFLWLVSPANIHDIKKQFFESNYEKVIDYHYRLLPVDPDVLKRKLYNLKLEDIDDPAMSYLFREKREELDMQITMLNERGTRNFMYDSIRLYKGVENNLCEEARNILENVPEESESEVDELLDAKAFSSMARKEFDYFRKQDENFKCKVHIRKDVNVMMVSHGELYIPADYKMNRVEAEALIQHEVGTHVLTYYNGSNQPLNQLSIGLADYDPLQEGLAVMSEFMVDGLTANRLRILAGRVIAGQALMDGGNFQEIFRLLKLDHGFSPERAFNITSRIMQGGGFMKDIIYLKGLVLLKEHLKNGGEYEPLLAGKYGIKHTGIIKELTDRKVLKPVQVKPSYLHSEKMYEKLELIRQGLSLSQMVCK
- a CDS encoding glutathione synthetase; protein product: MKICFVLNDIESEKSGTSVALMCMAHQRGHEVYAMGVGDFNFHHDSPITINATQVPKNTKTKSPDKFLEALQGKKARKKQLDSTKLDVLFIRNNPTEEEGRQWAEQAGVAFGRMIQQQDVLVLNDAYALSHAFIDKLYFEELPEEIKPDSIITRDKDQLLDFWEKQNKKMVLKPLEGSGGQDVYLIDEHEKNVNQIIDHLSSQGYVIAQEFLPAVKDGDVRVLLLNGKVMEKDGEKAIIRRVAGEGEFRSNFALGATADSSDLTPAMKKIVELTAPKLIRDGLFFVGLDIVKDKLIEINVLSPGGMEHFKDIGLPPFTDYVIEAIERKVEYKKAYEGQLSNRTLATMD